Proteins encoded within one genomic window of Panicum virgatum strain AP13 chromosome 1N, P.virgatum_v5, whole genome shotgun sequence:
- the LOC120653443 gene encoding protein PXR1-like, with protein sequence MSGEHSPECPINPTGEDDKEKNKNDDGKPENEKQDESSGSKGKKKKNKNDDDDSESSDDEMSYREWKAWKKEQKLKSKKKKKTSSKILIDSSDDSDSDHKQGSFRNSSKKEFDKIEDAPTAKDAWDTLQVNHQGSRKVCESRIKTLEDELSLFSMKKDESVKEMYNRMKKITNQIKSLGGD encoded by the exons ATGTCGGGCGAACACTCTCCCGAGTGTCCCATCAATCCGACGGGTGAAGATGACAAGGAGAAGAATAAGAATGATGATGGAAAACCTGAGAATGAGAAACAAGATGAGTCAAGTGGCTCAAaaggcaagaaaaagaaaaacaagaatgatGATGACGACTCGGAATCAAGTGATGATGAGATGTCATATAGAGAATGGAAGGCATGGAAAAAGGAGCAAAAGTTGAagagcaaaaagaagaagaaaactagCTCCAAGATCTTGATTGACTCAAGTGATGACTCGGACTCCGACCACAAGCAAGGATCTTTTCGGAATTCTAGCAAAA aagagtttgacaagatagaggATGCACCAACCGCCAAGGATGCTTGGGACACTCTCCAAGTCAACCACCAAGGCTCAAGAAAAGTTTGTGAGTCAAGAATCAAGACATTGGAAGATGAGCTAAGCCTTTTCTCTATGAAAAAGGATGAGAGTGTCAAAGAAATGTACAACCGGATGAAGAAGATCACCAATCAAATTAAATCACTTGGAGGTGATTAA